TAAAAAGGGGGTGTCACAAGCTTGACACCCCATTTAAATGTTCTGAGATAAAAGCGAAGAACCTATGGAATCTACCTACTTTCCAGTTGACCGATTTTCACCCAATCACTATTCGGGTCTAATACTGTAACAATGTAAATACCTTCGTCTGATCTATGAACGGTGGATGACTGACTAACCAAAGTGGTACTTAATTGCGCAGGTTCCAATTTGTAGAGCCCGCCAGTGATCGCATCGACAGCGAGCCCTATAATTCCACCAAAGATAATGTTCCCCCAGACCCAGCCACTTGCTTTTCGTTGAAGCGTAAGTCTTGCTGTGTGGTAACCATCTAGAGATATGTTTACTATATGCTGATCTTTACGTTTCAATTCAATAAACAGTGGCGTAATCCCCAGGTGTTGGTTGTTTACCGACACTGTAGCACCTTCAGGCACACTAGATACCCCAACTGATTGAGTCTTTCCATGCATAATCGTTGCACACCCGATGGGAAATACAACCATCATCAATGGGATCCACTGACGCAGTTTCATACGTACTCCCTTAGCAAAAAGTGAATTTTATGGTGTCAAACTAGCTTATTACATCAGAGGTTTATGCAGGTCTGTCAGGTATCGATATCTGTGTTGGCATTTAATGGTTAAATGCCGGTTAGTTACCCCCCAAGCCCGTCCTCGCCACCACCACCTTTTCCACCGCTTGCTCCCGCGTATCCGCCATCGCCGTCAAATGCCCCATCTTTCTTCCTGGCCGGGCTTCCTGTTTCCCGTACAGGTGCAGTTTGACTTCCGGAAAGGCCAGGACCGCTGCCCAGTCCGGTTCGCCATTCGCCCACAGATCTCCCAGCAAGTTGGCCATGGCCGCGGGACGGGGCTGTTCGGTCGATCCGAGGGGCAGGCCGCACACGGCGCGGACCTGCTGCTCGAACTGGCTGGTGACGCAGGCGTCGAAGGTGAAGTGGCCGGAGTTGTGGACGCGGGGCGCGATCTCGTTGATGATGAGGTCCCCGTCCCTGTCAAGGAAGTACTCGACACAGGCGACCCCGACGACGTCGAAAGCTTCGAAGACCTTCCGCGTGAGATTCACGGCGGTGACGTTAACCGCACCCGACACGTCGGCCGGGGCGGCCGTGACGTCAAGTATGTGGTTTGAATGCCTGTTCTGGACGGCACCGTAGTGGGCGAAATCTCCGGTCAATCCTCGTGCGGCGACGACCGACAGTTCCAGCTTGAAGTCGATAAACGCTTCGAGCACCGCTTCCTGCCCCGTCATGGACGTCCACGCACGGACCACGTCGTCGGCCGATTCGATCTTCACCTGCCCCTTGCCGTCATAGCCGAATCCTGCTGTCTTGAGCACGGCGGGCGTGCCGATTTCCTCGACGGCCGCTGCCAGTTCCTCCCCCGACTTGACATGACGAAACGGCGCAACCGGAAACCCGTGCTCCGCCAAAAAAGTCTTCTCCCGCAGGCGGTTCTGCGTCGTGTGAAGGACGCTGCCTTTGGGACGAACCGGTGCGATGGGGGATGCAGCGTCGACGCATTCGGCCGATATGTTCTCGAACTCCAGGGTGATGACGTCCACGTCTTCGGCGAAGCGTTTCACGGCATCCACGTCGTCGTAGGCGGCTACGACTTCTCGGTCGGCGACGTGACCGGTGGGCGAGTCGGATTCGGGTGAGAGGGTGTGGACGCGGTAACCCATGCGCCGGGCGGCGATGGCGATCATGCGGCCGAGCTGACCGCTGCCGAGGATTCCGATGGTCGAGCCGGGGAGAACGGGAGCGCGTGTACCGGCCGGGTCATTGGTTCCGCTCACGTCAGCTCGTCTCCCATGACCTTGTCGGTCTGATCTTTCCGGTACTTTCTCAGTTTCTCCCGCAGGTCCGGCCGCGAGTTGGCCAGAATGGCCACGGCGAGCAGGCCCGCATTCACCGCGCCGGACTGGCCGATGGCCAGGGTGCCCACGGGAATGCCGCGGGGCATCTGGACGATGGAGAGCAGGGAGTCCATCCCTTTGAGCGCCTTGCTTTCCACGGGCACGCCGAGCACCGGCAACAGGGTCTGTGCCGCCATCATGCCGGGCAGGTGAGCGGCGCCTCCGGCGCCCGCGATGATGACTTCGAGTCCTCTTCCCTCGGCCTCGGCCGCGTATTCGGCCAGCCAGAGGGGCGTGCGGTGGGCCGAGACGATCCGGCATTCATGGGGCACGTCGAACTGCTCGAGAACGTCCCTGACGTTCTGCATGGTGTCCCAGTCCGACTTGCTGCCCATGACCACGCCGACGAGGGGATTGGGAGAAGATTGCGTTACATTCATGGATTCACCTCTTCATCGACAAAAACACTGGCGTGGAGCACCTGAGCAACCGAATGGAAGATCGCCACCTATGGCAAGGTCGGCACCTATGGCAAGGTCGCAACCTACGGCATGGCACACCGCGAACAGTCATCATTCGTTTCAAATCTCGCATGCGTCGCCGTTGCATCCCATTTTACTTCGTCCCGCAATCCTAAGGACAGGTGGCAAATACAGCAGCAGTCCAAAAGGAATCAACAGGGGAATCTGCATGCACACTTTTCGTGTCGCAAAGATACCGGTGAATATCCTGTCCGTCCTTTTTTCGACCACGACGATTTCGCCTGCGGGAACCTCTCCGATGGGCGACCGGTCTGTTCGCAGTTCGACCCGGTCAAGCCAGTCCATGCGACCCGTACTCGCCGCCTTCTGCGCGCAATCGGGACATTGCTCATTGAAATACAGTCGTATACTCACTACTTAGTCTCGTCCTGCCCCAGAATATGCTCCACCACCTTCGGTCCATGCAAGCGGCTATTTTCGATGAAGATGTCGCTGCTTACGTTGCCGGCGGTGATGACGCCGATGATGTAGATACCGGGGACGTTGGATTCGAAGGTGTCTGGGTCGTGCACCGGGATGTTGTCTTCGGGCTGGACTTCGACGCCCGTGCCGCTCAGGAAGGGCACGTCGGGGCCATGGCCCGTCATGCAGAATACGAAGTCATTCGGGATCACGCGCTCCGTGCCCGCTGCTTCCAGGACCACCTCGGTCTGCCGGATCTCCTTCACCGTGGAATCCATGATGGCCGTGATCGATCCCTCGGCGATGCGGTTCTCCAGGTCGGGCAGGACCCAGTACTTGATGCCCCGGAACGCGCTCTGGCGGTAGGACATGGTGACCCGCGCGCCGGCTCGGTAGAGGGTCAGGGCCGTCTCCACGGCCGAGCTCTTGCCTCCCACGACGAGGACGTCCCGGTCGAAGTAGGGGTGGCCCTCCTTGAAGTAGTGGAAGACCTTGGGCAGTTCCTCACCGGGCACGCCGATCCGGTTGGCGCTGTCGAAGGCGCCGGTGGCCAGGATGACCTTCCGGGTCCGGTAGCGCCGGTCGCCCTCCCGCTGCGAGACCGATTCGATTTCGAAATCCCCGTCCTGACCCGAGATGCGCGTGACCTCTTCGTAGGTGTTCACCTTGAGTCCCTGGGACTCGACGAATTTCAGGTAGTAGTTCAGCGCCTCTTCCCGGGTGGGCTTGAGTCCCTGGACGATCATGGGCACGTCACCCAGCGAGATGAGTTCCGGGGTCGAGTAGAAGACCAGGCCCGTGGGAAACTGGTAGATGGTGTGGACGATGCACTGGCGTTCCACGACCACGTAATCCAGTCCGGCCTGTTTGGCGGCATAGGCTGCGGCGAGTCCGGCCGGCCCGGCCCCGATGATGACGGCGTCGTACAAAATCCCTCCGATCCTAGTCTTCCAGTTCCATGGCGACGACCTCCCACTCCAGGTAGAGGTCCTCCAGCTCCTGCCGGGCGCGTGCGTAGGCGCTGCCGACCCGTTCGACCTGCTCCCGGTCCGAGAAGGTCCCCTCCTCGCCCAGGTCGCCCTCGAGGCGGGCGATCTCCGCCTCCTTCTTCCGGATGGCCTCTTCCAGCGCCTCGGCCATCATCCGCTGCTCCTTGCGTTCCTTCTTACGGGGATCGTAGGCCGTCCCGGCAGCCCCGCCAGTCCCTCCAGTCCCGTCAGCCGCCCCGGCCTTGCGGCGCGGTTTCTTCTCCTTCGCCCGCGCGGCGGCGAGGCGTTGCTCCTCCTTGAAGGCCCGGTATTCCGAGTAGGTGCCTTCCCAGTGGCGGACGCCGTCCTGTTCGAAGATCAGCAGCGCGCCGACCATCTGGTCGAGGAAATAACGGTCGTGGGACGCCACCATGAGCGTGCCGGGGTAGTCGGCCAGGGCCTGCTCGAGGGCCTGCCGGGAGAGGATATCGAGGTGGTTGGTCGGCTCGTCGAGGACCAGGAAGTTCGGTTCCTCCAGGATCAGCTTGGCCAGCGCCAGGCGCCCCTGCTCCCCCCCGCTCAGCAGGCTGACCTGCTTGAAGACATCGTCTCCGCGGAAGAGGAACCGGCCGAGGAGGTTGCGCACGGTACCCTCGTTCATGCCCGGCCTGACCGACCAGAGTTCATTCAGCACGGAACGCTCGCCCGTGAGGCTGGCCCGTTCCTGGTCGTAGTATCCGATGTCCACGCCCGTACCCAGGCGGATGCTCCCGGACGAAGGCGTCTCCTGGCCCACGATCATGCGGAGCAGCGTGGTCTTGCCCGCGCCGTTGTACCCGATCAGGCCCACGCGGTCGCCCAGGTGCTGGGTGAAGTGCAGTTCCGAGAACAGCGTCCTCGTGCCGTAGCTCTTCGACACGTCATTGAGTGCGAGCACGTCCCGGCCGCTGCGCTTCATCGCCCCGAAGTTCAGGGAGGCCGACCGGTGCTTCGTCCGCGGCTTCTCGAGGCGCTCAAGGCGCGCCAGGTGACTTCGTCTTCCCTGGGCCTGCTTGGTCTTGACGCCCTCGATGGTCCGGCGGATGAATTCCTCTCGCTCCTGGATGAAGGCCTGCTGCTGGTCGTAGGCGCGCTGTCGCGCCTTGAGGCGTTCGGCCTTGACCTCCATGGCCCGGGTGTAGTTGCCCGGGAAGTTCTGCAGCCCCAGGTCTTCCAGTTCGGCGATCCGGTTCACGGTCCGGTCGAGAAAGTAGCGGTCGTGGGAAACGAGTAGGATGGCCGCCGGGTGGTCGGTGATGTATTCCTCCAGCCATTCCGTCGCGGCCACGTCCAGGTGGCTTTCCGGCTCGTCCAGCAGCAGCAGGTCCGCGTCGCCCAGCAGCAGCTTGCCCAGGCGAAGGCGCGTCTTCTGCCCGCCGCTGAGCACGTTGACCGGCAGGGGCAGGTCTTCCTCCTTGAAGCCCAGCCCGTGGAGCACGGTCTTTGCGCGGTGCGGGTAGGTGTAGCCGCCGGCCCGTTCGAACTCTTCCGTCAGCCGGCCGTACAGCCCGAGCCGGCGCTCGGTCTCCTCCGCGTCGCCCTTCGCCTTCTCCAGCGCCGCTTCGGCCTCGCGCAACTGCTTTTCCAATGCGTGAATGCGCTCGAAGCTGCTCAGCGCCTCGTCCAGGACCGAGTTGGTGGCGGTCAGGTGCGCGTCCTGGGTCAGGTAGCCGGTCCGGAGGTCCCGACGGCGGGAGATTTCGCCCTCGTCCGGTGACAGGTCGCCGGTGATGAGTTGCAGCATGGTCGTCTTGCCGGTCCCGTTGGAACCGATCAAGCCCACGTGCTGGCCGGGGTCGATGCCCCAGCTGATGCCCTGCAGGACACACTGCGCGCCGTAGTGTTTCGTGACTTTGTGGAAGGATACGAGCGCCATGGGTCAAGTCGTGATTGAGGAAGTCGTGGTCGCCAAAAGCACGCTCGCGGAAGTCGTGTAAGCGGAAACCGTTTCGATGGAAATCGTGTTCACGGAAGTCGCTTCGATGAAAGTCGCGTCCGCGAATTGCAAACGAGATTTACAAAAAAACCATGGAAGGCTGGCCAGAAGCTTCCATGGTTTCGTCGAGTGGGATGCACTCAGTACGGCATGTTGTATGCGCAAGACCCGGTCAGGCACAGGCCTGTCCAGGCATTCCAGGCACATCCGGGCCGGGTAGGTCTTTGTACGGATGCCGACACGCCGGGCGACCCTGAGGCCCCCGAAAGGTGAGCGGTTCCCGGCGGTTCGGGTCAGACCGGCCCGCGAATCAGACGGCGGCTTCCTGGGCGGTGACTTCTCCGTCCGCGTACCATTCCACGAAGTTGTAGACCCCCTTGCGGATGATCCCGCGGGGATTCCCGTGTATGTCCACCCGGTCGCTGCGCACCGTGACGATCTTGGAGCGGGTATCGATTTCTTCGTCCGGCACGATGACCCGGGCCACGAAGAACTTGCCGTCCTGCTCGCAGACGCCGAATTCCATGTTCTTGCTGTTCAGATCCTGAACGCAGAACTCGATGGCTTCACGCTTTTCGAATTCGCCTGTTACCTGAATGTATTCGCCCTCGGTGGGTCCCAGTAGCTGCATACGATCGCTCTCTTCCTGCCGCGTGCCCATGGTTACCGATGAAATCCAGGTCGCTTATTGAGTGCGCACGCCTCGACTCAGCGACCCCGGAATGCCGCGGGACGTTTCTCGAGAAACGCCGCGATGCCTTCCGCCTTGTCCTCTGAGGAGCTCACCGCTCCGAATTCTCGGGCTTCCAGCGCCAGGGCTTCGTCCAGTCCCCGGTCCAGCCCTTCATTGACGCAGGTCTTGATGGAAGCCAGCGCCACGCCGCCCTTGGCGGCCATGCGCCTGGCCAGTTCCCCGACCGTCTTCATCAAGTCTTCCGGCGCCGTAACGCGATTGACGAGCCCGAGGCGATGGGCCTCGGCGGCATCGAACATATCGCCCGTCATCATCAACTCGAGGGCCCGTCCCCGGCCGATGAGCCGCGGCAACCGCTGCGTGCCGCCCCATCCCGGGACCAGGCCGAGGTTGATTTCCGGCTGGCCGAACCGGGCTTTCTCCGAGGCGTAACGCAGGTCGCACGCCATGGCCAGTTCGCATCCGCCTCCGAGCGCCACCCCGTTCACGGCGGCAATGACCGGCAGCCTGAAAGCCTCGATCCGCCGGAAGAGGCGATGCCAGCGATGGGTCATTTCCTCAGCGTCCGAACCCGACAGCCGCTGCAGTTCCCGGATGTCGGCCCCGGCCGCAAAGGCCCGGTCGCCGCTACCCGTCAGCACGACCACGGAAGCGTCCGGGTCGCCGTCTGTCTGGTCGAGCGCTTCACCGAGCTCGCGTCCGACCTGGTCGCTGAGCACGTTCAGGGGAGGATGGTCGATCGTGATCGTGACCACCCCGCCGTCCTGCTCGATGAGTATCTGCTCAAACGACATGCAAGCGCCTTGTCGACGTGCCTGGAAACAACCCATACAACCGGGACGATTCCCATGGAAAGCGGCCCGGTTTTCGCGGAAAGCGCGAACAGTTTAAGATAATGTATTTACGTCACTTCGTCAATAGGAAAGTGAAAAATCGTAACACGTTTGTCACATAACCGCGAGGGGACTTCGAAGGAGTTTTTGCAAGCGGCGGCAAACCGGAATCGTGCTGCACCGAACCCTGTTCCCGGTCCCGCGCGTCGACCGTTAAATGCGACCGCCGGTGGTTTCCGTTCACGATCGTGCGCGCTATTCCCGGTTCCGCGCGTCGACGGTCCACTGTTCCCG
This DNA window, taken from Gemmatimonadota bacterium, encodes the following:
- a CDS encoding 5-(carboxyamino)imidazole ribonucleotide synthase — its product is MSGTNDPAGTRAPVLPGSTIGILGSGQLGRMIAIAARRMGYRVHTLSPESDSPTGHVADREVVAAYDDVDAVKRFAEDVDVITLEFENISAECVDAASPIAPVRPKGSVLHTTQNRLREKTFLAEHGFPVAPFRHVKSGEELAAAVEEIGTPAVLKTAGFGYDGKGQVKIESADDVVRAWTSMTGQEAVLEAFIDFKLELSVVAARGLTGDFAHYGAVQNRHSNHILDVTAAPADVSGAVNVTAVNLTRKVFEAFDVVGVACVEYFLDRDGDLIINEIAPRVHNSGHFTFDACVTSQFEQQVRAVCGLPLGSTEQPRPAAMANLLGDLWANGEPDWAAVLAFPEVKLHLYGKQEARPGRKMGHLTAMADTREQAVEKVVVARTGLGGN
- the purE gene encoding 5-(carboxyamino)imidazole ribonucleotide mutase produces the protein MNVTQSSPNPLVGVVMGSKSDWDTMQNVRDVLEQFDVPHECRIVSAHRTPLWLAEYAAEAEGRGLEVIIAGAGGAAHLPGMMAAQTLLPVLGVPVESKALKGMDSLLSIVQMPRGIPVGTLAIGQSGAVNAGLLAVAILANSRPDLREKLRKYRKDQTDKVMGDELT
- the ypdA gene encoding YpdA family putative bacillithiol disulfide reductase, encoding MGGILYDAVIIGAGPAGLAAAYAAKQAGLDYVVVERQCIVHTIYQFPTGLVFYSTPELISLGDVPMIVQGLKPTREEALNYYLKFVESQGLKVNTYEEVTRISGQDGDFEIESVSQREGDRRYRTRKVILATGAFDSANRIGVPGEELPKVFHYFKEGHPYFDRDVLVVGGKSSAVETALTLYRAGARVTMSYRQSAFRGIKYWVLPDLENRIAEGSITAIMDSTVKEIRQTEVVLEAAGTERVIPNDFVFCMTGHGPDVPFLSGTGVEVQPEDNIPVHDPDTFESNVPGIYIIGVITAGNVSSDIFIENSRLHGPKVVEHILGQDETK
- a CDS encoding PEGA domain-containing protein; protein product: MKLRQWIPLMMVVFPIGCATIMHGKTQSVGVSSVPEGATVSVNNQHLGITPLFIELKRKDQHIVNISLDGYHTARLTLQRKASGWVWGNIIFGGIIGLAVDAITGGLYKLEPAQLSTTLVSQSSTVHRSDEGIYIVTVLDPNSDWVKIGQLESR
- a CDS encoding ABC-F family ATP-binding cassette domain-containing protein, which codes for MALVSFHKVTKHYGAQCVLQGISWGIDPGQHVGLIGSNGTGKTTMLQLITGDLSPDEGEISRRRDLRTGYLTQDAHLTATNSVLDEALSSFERIHALEKQLREAEAALEKAKGDAEETERRLGLYGRLTEEFERAGGYTYPHRAKTVLHGLGFKEEDLPLPVNVLSGGQKTRLRLGKLLLGDADLLLLDEPESHLDVAATEWLEEYITDHPAAILLVSHDRYFLDRTVNRIAELEDLGLQNFPGNYTRAMEVKAERLKARQRAYDQQQAFIQEREEFIRRTIEGVKTKQAQGRRSHLARLERLEKPRTKHRSASLNFGAMKRSGRDVLALNDVSKSYGTRTLFSELHFTQHLGDRVGLIGYNGAGKTTLLRMIVGQETPSSGSIRLGTGVDIGYYDQERASLTGERSVLNELWSVRPGMNEGTVRNLLGRFLFRGDDVFKQVSLLSGGEQGRLALAKLILEEPNFLVLDEPTNHLDILSRQALEQALADYPGTLMVASHDRYFLDQMVGALLIFEQDGVRHWEGTYSEYRAFKEEQRLAAARAKEKKPRRKAGAADGTGGTGGAAGTAYDPRKKERKEQRMMAEALEEAIRKKEAEIARLEGDLGEEGTFSDREQVERVGSAYARARQELEDLYLEWEVVAMELED